The Longimicrobium sp. genome has a segment encoding these proteins:
- a CDS encoding pinensin family lanthipeptide, whose product MKKLQLNVESLRVESFVTDATTESRGTVHAHSTHSKDSACQTYGTTCWAGCGGISGNETCHSCNYAVSECIDCEI is encoded by the coding sequence ATGAAGAAGCTCCAGCTGAACGTGGAGTCGCTTCGCGTCGAGTCGTTCGTGACGGACGCGACCACGGAGAGTCGCGGTACCGTGCATGCCCACTCGACCCACTCGAAGGACAGCGCTTGCCAGACCTACGGGACCACGTGCTGGGCCGGCTGCGGTGGTATCAGCGGGAATGAGACCTGCCACAGCTGCAACTACGCGGTGTCGGAATGCATCGACTGCGAGATCTAG